Proteins encoded together in one Gemmatimonadota bacterium DH-78 window:
- a CDS encoding serine hydrolase, with product MRAPPTSSTPAAGRLSARPAFAAVLSLLTTLPAAAQYVPERGAWERRAPTAVGMDAALLEAAVAFAEANETSVDRDQELSQMQSFGREPLGHGIGPFRVRGGAAGVIVRNGYIVAEWGDVHRVDMTHSVTKSFLSTVVGLALDDGLVRSLDDLAADYMAPVELPPGDGEEGVDRTAFGDPDLATLFTSEHNRQITWRHLLQQNSDWAGTLWGKPDWADRPDRDTGTWLGEDRAAPGTEYEYNDTRVNLLALLATGVWRRPLPVVLRERVMDPIGASPTWRWHGYDNSWIPLDGQWVQSVSGGGHWGGGMFINALDQARFGLFTLRRGQWGDTRILSDDWFTEATTPSVPEPGYGFMNYFLNRPDEEGRKRYPSAPDEAYAHIGNGTNMVYVDPVNDLVVVARWIPGGAIDEFLGMVLSSIDGG from the coding sequence ATGCGCGCACCCCCCACCTCTTCGACCCCCGCCGCGGGGCGGCTCAGCGCAAGGCCGGCCTTCGCCGCGGTCCTGAGCCTCCTCACCACCCTTCCCGCAGCCGCCCAGTACGTGCCGGAGCGGGGCGCCTGGGAGCGGCGCGCCCCCACGGCCGTGGGCATGGACGCCGCGCTGCTCGAGGCCGCCGTCGCCTTCGCCGAGGCCAACGAGACCTCGGTCGATCGCGACCAGGAGCTGTCGCAGATGCAGAGCTTCGGCCGCGAGCCGCTCGGCCACGGCATCGGCCCGTTTCGGGTGCGCGGCGGGGCGGCCGGCGTGATCGTGCGCAACGGCTACATCGTGGCCGAGTGGGGCGACGTCCACCGCGTCGACATGACGCACAGCGTGACGAAGTCGTTCCTGTCGACGGTGGTGGGACTCGCCCTCGACGACGGCCTGGTGCGCTCGCTCGACGATCTCGCGGCCGACTACATGGCCCCGGTGGAGCTGCCGCCCGGCGATGGGGAGGAGGGCGTCGACCGCACCGCCTTCGGCGACCCCGACCTCGCCACCCTCTTCACCTCCGAGCACAATCGGCAGATCACCTGGCGCCACCTCCTCCAGCAGAACTCGGACTGGGCGGGCACCCTCTGGGGCAAGCCGGACTGGGCCGACCGCCCCGACCGCGACACCGGCACCTGGCTCGGCGAAGATCGCGCCGCCCCGGGCACCGAGTACGAGTACAACGACACCCGCGTGAATCTGCTGGCTCTGCTCGCCACCGGCGTCTGGCGCCGCCCGCTTCCGGTGGTGCTGCGCGAGCGGGTGATGGATCCGATCGGCGCGTCGCCCACCTGGCGGTGGCACGGCTACGACAATTCCTGGATCCCGCTCGACGGACAGTGGGTGCAGAGCGTGAGCGGCGGCGGCCACTGGGGGGGCGGCATGTTCATCAATGCGCTCGATCAGGCGCGCTTCGGCCTCTTCACCCTGCGCCGCGGGCAGTGGGGCGACACCCGGATCCTCTCCGACGACTGGTTCACCGAGGCCACCACGCCCTCCGTGCCGGAGCCGGGGTACGGCTTCATGAACTACTTCCTGAATCGGCCCGACGAAGAGGGCCGAAAGCGCTATCCCTCCGCACCCGACGAGGCGTACGCCCATATCGGGAACGGCACGAACATGGTCTACGTCGACCCGGTGAATGATCTGGTGGTGGTGGCGCGGTGGATTCCGGGGGGAGCGATCGACGAGTTCCTCGGCATGGTCCTGTCTTCGATCGACGGCGGCTGA
- a CDS encoding YncE family protein, with protein MPVSIARTPMALLLAAALTGLAPAGGSAQIDGLDGTVIVLNKQGDDASFIDLASGAIVATVPTGPSPHELVTTSDGRLAVGTDYGGQTLTVFDVERAAVVRTIDLGRFTRPHGIVVLPGDSLVAVTSETRGAVLVVRIADGELVEVLETEAAGSHMVAATADGTTLWTGDMGSHTVTELRRGTAAPVRALSAPQRPEAVNVSPDGARVFAGSNDTGRITAWSTATGEPTTVAEGFGWPYRVFLTPGVDQIIVPDMDNEVVRFFDGADYRELGSLDFSGEGPQGLVLHRDGRHLFLSLSRADRIAVIDIATRAVVGTLPTGRSPDGIAWSPRAVTR; from the coding sequence ATGCCCGTCTCGATCGCCCGCACCCCCATGGCTCTGCTCCTCGCCGCGGCCCTGACCGGGCTCGCACCCGCCGGCGGCTCCGCCCAGATCGACGGCCTCGACGGCACGGTCATCGTGCTGAACAAGCAGGGCGACGACGCCTCGTTCATCGATCTCGCGAGCGGGGCGATCGTGGCCACCGTCCCGACCGGCCCCTCGCCCCACGAACTCGTGACCACGAGCGACGGTCGACTCGCCGTCGGCACGGACTACGGCGGACAGACGCTCACCGTGTTCGACGTCGAGCGGGCAGCGGTCGTGCGCACCATCGACCTGGGGCGGTTCACCCGCCCCCACGGCATCGTGGTGCTCCCGGGCGACTCGCTGGTGGCGGTCACCTCGGAGACGCGCGGAGCGGTGCTCGTGGTGCGCATCGCCGATGGAGAGCTGGTGGAGGTGCTCGAGACCGAGGCGGCCGGCTCGCACATGGTGGCGGCCACGGCCGACGGCACCACCCTGTGGACCGGCGACATGGGGTCGCACACCGTGACCGAGCTGCGTCGAGGCACCGCGGCGCCGGTGCGAGCGCTCTCCGCTCCGCAGCGGCCGGAGGCCGTGAACGTGAGTCCGGACGGCGCGCGGGTCTTCGCGGGAAGCAACGACACCGGGCGCATCACGGCCTGGTCGACCGCAACCGGTGAACCGACCACCGTGGCCGAGGGCTTCGGGTGGCCCTACCGGGTGTTTCTCACCCCCGGGGTGGACCAGATCATCGTCCCCGACATGGACAACGAGGTGGTGCGCTTCTTCGACGGCGCCGACTACCGCGAACTCGGCAGCCTCGACTTCTCCGGAGAGGGACCGCAGGGGCTCGTGCTCCACCGCGACGGCCGCCACCTCTTTCTCTCGCTGTCGCGCGCCGACCGCATCGCCGTGATCGACATCGCGACGCGGGCGGTGGTGGGAACGCTCCCGACCGGGCGGTCTCCCGACGGCATCGCCTGGTCGCCCCGCGCGGTGACGCGCTGA